Proteins encoded by one window of Conger conger chromosome 1, fConCon1.1, whole genome shotgun sequence:
- the si:ch73-91k6.2 gene encoding alpha-1,6-mannosyl-glycoprotein 2-beta-N-acetylglucosaminyltransferase: protein MRFKIHKRNAIAVLLIAILTLTFMYLIRKNNSNVIGSKDSGKDGVILPYQSTQIATKSKFQYDTVFNMKRSVYDGNYRQFIQNSDQFTADFQVVLVVQVHNRPAYLKLLLDSLSKASDVQNFLLIFSHDYFSEEINSMIQGIRFCRVLQIYFPYSAQLYPNEFPGQDPRDCPRDISKEEAMKKGCLNAECPDSYGHYREASFTQTKHHWWWKLHFVWERVRIMQGYSGYVVFMEEDNYILPDFYHYLKATVELKKRECPTCDVLALGNHDASGRFEEFSNKLEVTGWLSTKHNIGMSFTKEVYYKLMGCNGEFCSYDDYNWDWTLQHLSGTCISTALKALASRGSRVLHTGNCGLHQKGACRPETAMQHVEDMLRVAKPSLFPQQLAVSRLEAAEHKAHVKNGGWGDIRDHALCKNYGKVL from the coding sequence ATGCGATTTAAAATTCACAAGAGGAATGCTATAGCCGTGTTGCTTATCGCAATACTTACACTCACATTCATGTACTTAATACGAAAGAACAATTCCAATGTCATCGGGAGTAAAGACTCTGGTAAAGACGGTGTGATTTTACCATATCAAAGTACCCAGATCGCGACCAAAAGCAAGTTTCAATACGACACAGTGTTTAACATGAAGAGGTCAGTGTACGATGGCAACTACCGACAGTTCATTCAGAACTCTGACCAGTTCACAGCGGACTTCCAAGTGGTTTTAGTGGTACAGGTTCACAACAGACCTGCCTACCTGAAATTGCTACTGGATTCCCTATCCAAAGCATCGGACGTCCAAAACTTTCTTTTGATTTTTAGCCACGATTATTTTTCGGAGGAAATTAATAGTATGATACAAGGGATACGGTTCTGCAGAGTGTTGCAAATTTACTTCCCCTACAGCGCACAGCTGTATCCTAACGAGTTCCCCGGGCAGGACCCACGGGACTGCCCCCGAGATATTTCCAAAGAAGAGGCCATGAAAAAGGGGTGCCTAAACGCAGAATGTCCAGATTCTTATGGCCATTACAGAGAGGCATCCTTCACGCAGACTAAGCACCACTGGTGGTGGAAGCTTCATTTTGTATGGGAGCGGGTTCGAATTATGCAGGGGTACAGTGGCTATGTCGTCTTCATGGAGGAGGACAATTACATCCTACCGGATTTCTACCACTACCTGAAAGCAACGGTGGAGCTGAAGAAACGCGAGTGCCCTACCTGTGACGTCCTAGCCTTGGGTAACCATGATGCCTCGGGGCGCTTTGAGGAGTTCAGCAATAAGCTAGAGGTAACAGGGTGGctttccacaaaacacaacattgGAATGAGCTTCACCAAGGAAGTCTACTACAAGCTCATGGGCTGCAATGGCGAATTCTGCTCTTATGATGACTATAACTGGGACTGGACCCTCCAGCACCTGTCAGGTACATGCATCTCCACAGCACTGAAGGCCCTGGCATCGCGTGGGTCCCGGGTGCTGCACACAGGGAATTGCGGGCTGCACCAGAAGGGTGCGTGCCGGCCTGAAACGGCGATGCAGCACGTGGAGGACATGCTGCGGGTGGCGAAACCGTCCCTTTTCCCGCAGCAGCTGGCTGTGAGCCGCCTGGAAGCAGCGGAGCACAAGGCGCACGTTAAAAACGGTGGCTGGGGGGACATCCGCGACCATGCACTTTGCAAAAACTATGGCAAAGTCCTGTGA